One part of the Rutidosis leptorrhynchoides isolate AG116_Rl617_1_P2 chromosome 1, CSIRO_AGI_Rlap_v1, whole genome shotgun sequence genome encodes these proteins:
- the LOC139903226 gene encoding photosystem I reaction center subunit XI, chloroplastic-like: MATAASTMASQLKSSFAHSFTRSLVAPKGLSGTPFRVLPSSGRSTFTIKAIQSEKPTYQVVQPINGDPFIGSLETPVTSSPLIAWYLSNLPGYRTAVNPLLRGIEVGLAHGFFLVGPFVKAGPLRNTEYSGAAGSLAAGGLVVILSICLTMYGMASFKEGEPSIAPSLTLTGRKKVPDQLQTADGWAKFTGGFFFGGISGVTWAYFLLYVLDLPYYVK, translated from the exons ATGGCCACAGCAGCCTCAACCATGGCTAGCCAACTCAAGAGCAGTTTTGCACATTCTTTTACAAGAAGTCTTGTTGCTCCCAAAGGCCTTTCTGGTACACCATTTAGAGTCTTGCCTTCTTCTGGCAGATCCACCTTCACCATCAAGGCTATCCAAAGTGAaaag CCCACTTACCAAGTAGTTCAACCCATCAACGGTGACCCATTCATCGGAAGTCTCGAGACACCAGTGACATCAAGCCCATTGATTGCCTGGTACCTTTCAAACCTTCCTGGATACCGCACCGCAGTGAACCCATTGCTACGTGGTATTGAGGTCGGGCTAGCTCACGGGTTCTTTCTAGTGGGCCCATTTGTGAAAGCAGGCCCATTGAGGAACACCGAGTACTCAGGTGCAGCTGGATCACTAGCTGCTGGTGGTTTGGTTGTAATTCTAAGCATTTGCTTGACAATGTATGGGATGGCATCGTTTAAAGAGGGCGAGCCATCAATCGCACCATCGTTGACTTTGACCGGAAGAAAGAAAGTGCCAGACCAACTTCAAACAGCTGATGGTTGGGCCAAGTTCACTGGTGGGTTCTTCTTTGGTGGAATCTCAGGAGTCACTTGGGCTTACTTTCTTCTCTATGTACTTGACCTGCCTTACTATGTTAAGTAA